In the Perca flavescens isolate YP-PL-M2 chromosome 20, PFLA_1.0, whole genome shotgun sequence genome, one interval contains:
- the golga5 gene encoding golgin subfamily A member 5 has protein sequence MSWFADLAGKAEDFLNKVDQGAATALTISQERTSSFSSSYEKDSIVKPEYNTAGYKIPAPVKHHAYASFDDAPSYVSAAASNIKRSSATLLAGTANMASVPPGSGSSGPSSAKTSSVFVRPKKSEQDVDDDMLFDFLNSSDPPDSNKRDSRREHVKVAVPVTEAQNPTPPPSTAPPTTSSAPSTPPSTRGVSRASSMSSLSAHSIKTSEESSAKEQCHDTPESSDSGLAVPQECSRQEPPPPPPPPSEEPQSHILSSLRLENQLLRSEVASLNQEMASVIQRAKDLQDELNQARLRADRWNSEQSVTDRMLREHRSKVDDLTEALSAKDGQLAVLKIRLDEADQMLASRSAALEEAQKEQSRIMQDHTEGSSMQCQALETIQQRLREAELALRREQDNYRQMQSEYAGRLSKVEAERQTLAETVTAAERRAAEERLRVEDLQPQLKSAKAAAEAARQELQDYKHKASRILQSKEKLISSLKEGSGLDTLDGSGAMALELEDLRHEKELQREDIQKLQGQVHTLRIEIQDLENQALTEAETWREQQLQLEEQQVLQNRAKQEAEAEVERYKQELQYLEEEQHRAKTTLQSRIKDREDEIQKLRNQLTNKTLSSSSQTELENRLHQLTETLIQKQTMLEALGTEKSSLVFQLERLEQQLKNTQGGQSGGPAINMSGLEGPVARQRNSPVLFSDQDSPGVYGKVRKAASTIDRFSIRLGIFLRRYPMARVFVILYIALLHLWVMIVLLTYTPEMHRGHPGGG, from the exons ATGTCTTGGTTTGCTGACTTGGCTGGGAAAGCTGAAGACTTCCTGAATAAAGTGGACCAGGGAGCTGCCACTGCCCTGACCATCAGCCAGGAAAGAACATCCTCCTTTTCATCATCCTATGAAAAAGACTCCATTGTTAAACCTGAGTATAACACTGCAGGGTACAAGATCCCTGCCCCTGTGAAACATCATGCCTATGCATCTTTTGATGATGCACCCAGCTACGTCTCTGCAGCGGCTAGCAACATTAAGAGGTCCAGTGCTACCCTGCTGGCTGGTACTGCCAACATGGCCAGTGTCCCCCCTGGTTCTGGCAGCAGTGGCCCCAGCTCTGCCAAGACCTCGTCTGTGTTTGTGAGGCCCAAAAAGAGTGAGCAGGATGTGGACGACGACATGCTCTTTGACTTTCTGAACAGCTCGGACCCTCCAGACAGCAACAAGAGGGATTCAAGAAGAGAACATGTGAAAGTGGCGGTTCCGGTTACTGAGGCCCAAAACCCAACACCTCCTCCTTCCACCGCTCCTCCTACCACCTCCTCGGCCCCGTCGACGCCCCCCTCCACCCGGGGTGTGTCCAGGGCCTCGAGCATGAGCTCACTGTCTGCTCACAGCATCAAAACATCAGAGGAGAGCTCCGCTAAAGAACAATGCCACG ACACACCGGAGAGTTCCGACTCAGGCTTGGCTGTCCCTCAAGAGTGCAGCAGGCAggagcctcctcctcctccacctcctccctcaGAGGAGCCACAGAGCCACATCCTGTCCAGTCTGCGTCTGGAGAACCAGCTGCTGCGCAGTGAGGTGGCCTCCCTCAACCAAGAGATGGCTTCAGTCATCCAGAGGGCAAAAGACTTACAAGATG AACTGAACCAGGCTCGTCTACGCGCAGACAGATGGAACTCGGAGCAGTCTGTGACTGACCGGATGTTACGGGAACACCGGTCAAAGGTTGATGACCTAACAGAAGCCCTCTCTGCCAAAGACGGTCAACTTGCAGTCCTGAAAATTAGACTTGATGAAGCTGATCAGATGCTGGCTTCCCGCAGTGCTGCATTAGAGGAGGCACAGAAGGAACAGTCGAG aattatgCAAGACCACACAGAAGGGAGCAGCATGCAGTGCCAAGCTCTTGAAACGATACAGCAGAGGCTGCGCGAGGCTGAACTGGCCCTCAGGAGGGAACAGGACAACTACCGGCAGATGCAG AGTGAGTACGCCGGCCGTCTGTCCAAAGTGGAGGCTGAGAGACAGACCCTCGCAGAGACGGTGACTGCAGCCGAACGGCGAGCTGCCGAGGAGAGGCTCAGGGTCGAGGACCTCCAACCGCAACTTAAAAGTGCCAAAGCTGCAGCTGAGGCTGCCAGACAGGAGTTACAAGACTACAAGCACAAAGCTTCACGCATCCTACAA TCCAAAGAGAAGTTGATCAGCAGTCTGAAGGAAGGATCTGGTCTGGACACTCTGGACGGCAGCGGGGCCATGGCCCTGGAGCTGGAGGACCTACGTCACGAGAAGGAACTGCAGAGGGAGGACATCCAGAAACTACAAGGACAAGTGCACACACTTCGCATAGAAATACAG gaTTTGGAGAATCAGGCACTGACAGAGGCAGAAACCTGGCGGGAGCAGCAGCTGCAGTTAGAGGAGCAACAGGTCTTACAGAACAGAGCTAAGCAGGAGGCGGAGGCTGAGGTCGAGAGATACAAACAG GAGCTGCAGTACCTAGAGGAAGAGCAGCATCGAGCCAAAACCACTCTGCAGAGCAGAATCAAGGACAGAGAAGATGAAATCCAAAAACTCAGGAACCAG TTGACCAACAAGactctcagcagcagcagccaaacAGAGCTGGAGAATCGTCTCCACCAGCTGACCGAGACGCTGATCCAGAAGCAGACGATGCTGGAGGCTCTGGGCACCGAAAAAAGCTCCCTGGTCTTTCAGCTGGAGCGTCTGGAGCAGCAGCTGAAGAACACTCAGGGAGGACAAAGTGGAGGGCCGGCCATCAACATGAGCGGTCTGGAGGGACCAG tgGCACGACAAAGAAACTCACCAGTTCTTTTCAGTGATCAGGACAGTCCAGGAGTGTACGGCAAAGTACGCAAGGCAGCCAGCACCATTGACCGTTTCAG CATTAGACTGGGTATCTTCTTGAGGCGCTACCCTATGGCCAGAGTTTTCGTCATCCTGTACATA GCGCTGCTGCACCTGTGGGTCATGATTGTTCTCCTGACTTACACACCAGAAATGCACCGTGGTCATCCTGGTGGAGGATAG